Proteins from one Acanthopagrus latus isolate v.2019 chromosome 18, fAcaLat1.1, whole genome shotgun sequence genomic window:
- the nkx3-2 gene encoding homeobox protein Nkx-3.2 yields MAVRGNSLMPFSIQAILNKKDDSRHLPDLDMCFSKTACWKIFGEMNGGSRRDNAEACEPTDQKSYDSDSGLSDDNDSKTAAACKSEKDGDAASDVPEESLQEETDHESAAAENTKSDSEPNNATDSSTLDEKSLDQPKQRKKRSRAAFSHAQVFELERRFNHQRYLSGPERADLAASLKLTETQVKIWFQNRRYKTKRRQMAADLMASTPAAKKVAVKVLVRDDQRQYSPGEILRPPLLSLQPSYYYPYAYCLPAWTLSACAGNQ; encoded by the exons atggcCGTTCGTGGCAACTCGCTGATGCCTTTCTCGATCCAAGCCATCCTGAACAAAAAGGACGACAGTCGACACTTGCCAGATTTGGACATGTGCTTCTCCAAGACGGCGTGCTGGAAAATATTTGGGGAGATGAACGGCGGCTCCCGGAGGGATAACGCGGAGGCTTGCGAGCCGACGGACCAGAAAAGCTACGACTCGGACTCGGGACTGAGCGACGACAACGACAGCAAGACGGCGGCCGCGTGCAAGTCGGAGAAAGACGGAGACGCTGCGTCGGATGTGCCGGAGGagagtctgcaggaggagacggaCCACGAGTCCGCAGCTGCGGAGAACACGAAGAGTGACAGCGAGCCCAACAATGCGACGG ACTCCAGCACCCTGGACGAGAAGAGCCTGGACCAGCCCAAGCAGCGGAAGAAGCGCTCGAGGGCCGCCTTCTCTCACGCGCAGGTCTTCGAGCTGGAGCGCCGCTTCAACCACCAGCGGTACCTGTCCGGGCCGGAGCGCGCAGACCTGGCGGCCTCCCTGAAGCTCACAGAGACTCAGGTCAAGATCTGGTTCCAGAACCGGCGCTACAAGACGAAACGCCGCCAGATGGCCGCGGACCTGATGGCGTCGACTCCCGCGGCCAAGAAGGTGGCGGTGAAAGTTTTGGTGCGGGACGACCAGAGACAGTACAGCCCGGGAGAGATCCTGCGGCCCCCGCTGCTCTCCCTGCAGCCGTCCTACTATTACCCGTACGCGTACTGCCTCCCTGCATGGACACTGTCTGCGTGCGCGGGGAACCAGTGA